Proteins from one Azospirillum brasilense genomic window:
- the modB gene encoding molybdate ABC transporter permease subunit: protein MSWQPIILTLELAGLTTVILLIVGTPLAWWLARSGAWWKEAVATVVALPLVLPPTVLGFYLLMLLGPNGPGGWLASLWGARSMAFTFEGLVIGSVLYSMPFVVQPIRNAFEAFGDRPLEAAATLRASPLDTFFTVAVPLARRGFLTGAVLGFAHTMGEFGVVLMIGGNIPGQTKVLSVAIYDYVETLQWDEAHLLAGGMLVFSFTVILTMMMLEKRIGRGGR, encoded by the coding sequence ATGAGCTGGCAACCGATCATCCTGACCCTGGAGCTGGCGGGACTGACGACGGTCATCCTGCTGATCGTCGGCACCCCCCTGGCCTGGTGGCTGGCGCGGTCCGGAGCCTGGTGGAAGGAGGCGGTGGCCACGGTGGTGGCGCTGCCTCTGGTCCTGCCGCCGACGGTCCTCGGCTTCTACCTGCTGATGCTGCTGGGGCCGAACGGCCCCGGCGGCTGGCTGGCCTCCCTGTGGGGCGCCCGCTCCATGGCCTTTACCTTCGAAGGGCTGGTCATCGGATCGGTGCTGTATTCCATGCCCTTCGTAGTGCAGCCGATCCGCAACGCCTTCGAGGCCTTCGGCGATCGCCCGCTGGAGGCGGCGGCGACGCTGCGCGCCTCGCCGCTCGACACCTTCTTCACCGTGGCGGTGCCGCTGGCCCGCCGCGGCTTCCTGACCGGCGCCGTGCTGGGCTTCGCCCACACCATGGGCGAGTTCGGCGTCGTCCTGATGATCGGCGGCAACATCCCCGGCCAGACCAAGGTGCTCTCGGTGGCCATCTACGACTATGTCGAGACGCTGCAATGGGACGAGGCCCATCTGCTGGCCGGCGGCATGCTGGTCTTCTCCTTCACGGTGATCCTGACGATGATGATGCTGGAGAAGCGCATCGGGCGGGGCGGGCGATGA
- the modA gene encoding molybdate ABC transporter substrate-binding protein, with product MTRFLLAAVALLSVSATARADEFNVAVAANFTAPAKEIATAFEQKTGHKAVLSFGATGQFYAQIKQDAPFVVFLAADDETPKKAVEEGLAVPESRFTYAVGRLVLWTKASDAPLGEDTLRKGAFEKLSIANPATAPYGAAAVQAMKKMGVYEAIQPKIVQGNSIAQAFQFADTGAAELAFVALSQVIAKPDGTRWPVPEALHDPIFQDAVLLKRGAGNEAASAFLAFLKGPEAAAVISKYGYGTRAPN from the coding sequence ATGACGCGTTTCCTGCTTGCCGCCGTCGCGCTGCTGTCCGTCTCGGCGACGGCCCGGGCCGACGAATTCAACGTCGCGGTCGCCGCGAACTTCACCGCCCCGGCGAAGGAGATCGCCACCGCCTTCGAGCAGAAGACCGGCCACAAGGCGGTCCTGAGCTTCGGCGCGACCGGCCAGTTCTACGCCCAGATCAAGCAGGACGCGCCCTTCGTCGTCTTCCTCGCCGCCGACGACGAGACCCCGAAGAAGGCGGTGGAGGAGGGCTTGGCTGTTCCGGAGTCCCGCTTCACCTACGCCGTCGGCCGTCTGGTGCTGTGGACCAAGGCCAGCGACGCGCCGTTGGGTGAGGACACGCTGCGCAAGGGCGCCTTCGAGAAGCTGTCGATCGCCAACCCGGCGACCGCGCCCTACGGTGCCGCCGCGGTGCAGGCCATGAAGAAGATGGGCGTCTACGAGGCGATCCAGCCGAAGATCGTCCAGGGCAACAGCATCGCCCAGGCTTTCCAGTTCGCCGACACCGGCGCCGCCGAGCTGGCCTTCGTCGCCCTGTCCCAGGTGATCGCCAAGCCGGACGGCACCCGCTGGCCGGTGCCGGAAGCGCTGCACGACCCGATCTTCCAGGACGCCGTGCTGCTGAAGAGGGGCGCCGGCAACGAGGCCGCCTCGGCCTTCCTCGCCTTCCTGAAAGGGCCGGAGGCCGCGGCGGTGATCTCCAAGTACGGTTACGGCACGAGGGCGCCGAACTGA
- a CDS encoding TOBE domain-containing protein yields MSVQPQVSFAGPHASPIGAERIRLLEAVGREGSISGAARSVGVTYKAAWDAIDAMNNLFGRPLVEAQAGGKRGGGTALTPDGVRLVATFHRLQSEMVRAFQVLEPELNGTGLSAASLMWGFFMRTSARNALRGTVTAITDGAVNAEVTLAISDQTSIVAIITRDSVRDLGLFPGRAATALIKAPFVILAPADEAKRTSMRNRVEGVVSRREDGAVNSEITLDIGGGKTLTAIITLRSADDIGLKPGDPACALIDASHIILAVD; encoded by the coding sequence ATGTCCGTCCAACCGCAGGTGTCGTTCGCCGGGCCGCACGCGTCGCCGATCGGCGCGGAGCGCATCCGGCTTTTGGAGGCGGTGGGGCGCGAGGGCAGCATCTCCGGCGCGGCGCGGTCGGTCGGCGTCACCTACAAGGCGGCCTGGGACGCCATCGACGCCATGAACAACCTGTTCGGCCGCCCGTTGGTCGAGGCGCAGGCCGGTGGTAAGCGCGGCGGCGGAACCGCCTTGACGCCGGACGGCGTGCGGCTGGTCGCCACCTTCCACCGCTTGCAGAGCGAGATGGTCCGCGCCTTCCAGGTGCTGGAACCGGAACTCAACGGCACCGGCCTGTCGGCGGCCAGCCTGATGTGGGGATTCTTCATGCGCACCAGTGCCCGCAACGCCCTTCGTGGAACCGTCACCGCCATCACCGACGGGGCGGTGAACGCCGAAGTCACCCTGGCCATCTCGGACCAGACCTCGATCGTCGCGATCATCACCCGCGACAGCGTGCGCGACCTGGGCCTGTTCCCGGGGCGCGCGGCGACGGCGCTAATCAAGGCGCCCTTCGTGATCCTCGCCCCGGCGGACGAGGCGAAGCGCACCTCGATGCGCAACCGCGTGGAAGGCGTGGTGTCCCGCCGCGAGGACGGCGCGGTCAACAGCGAGATCACCCTGGACATCGGCGGCGGCAAGACGCTGACCGCCATCATCACGCTGCGCAGCGCCGACGACATCGGCCTGAAGCCCGGCGACCCGGCCTGCGCGCTCATCGACGCATCGCACATCATTCTTGCGGTGGATTGA
- a CDS encoding SIMPL domain-containing protein, with product MIGNRTALAAAAFLAVGIAVAGWSAGREVAQVRLADRFVTVKGSAEREVKANLALWPVRFVATGDDLSAVQAKTAADEKAVLAFLERYGLGADAVVSRSLDLVDLLAQAYRQGPADQRYILTRTLMIRSPDVERVDRASQNLAELLDQGVTLGGEPGMGSGPNYLFTRLNDVKTEMIAEATAKAREAATQFATDSGATLGGIRRANQGLFQILARDEAPGIMESRQIDKIVRVVSTLDWELVD from the coding sequence ATGATCGGAAACCGGACGGCGCTGGCGGCGGCAGCGTTTCTCGCCGTCGGGATCGCGGTGGCGGGCTGGTCGGCGGGGCGCGAGGTCGCCCAGGTCCGGCTCGCCGACCGTTTCGTCACCGTGAAGGGCTCCGCCGAGCGCGAGGTCAAGGCGAACCTTGCGCTCTGGCCGGTGCGCTTCGTCGCCACCGGCGACGACCTGTCCGCTGTCCAGGCGAAGACGGCGGCCGATGAGAAGGCCGTGCTGGCTTTTCTGGAACGCTACGGGCTGGGCGCCGACGCCGTCGTCTCGCGCTCGCTCGATCTCGTGGACCTGCTCGCCCAGGCCTACCGCCAGGGGCCGGCGGACCAGCGCTACATCCTCACCCGCACCCTGATGATCCGCAGCCCGGACGTGGAGCGGGTCGATCGCGCCAGCCAGAATCTCGCGGAGCTGCTCGACCAGGGCGTCACCCTGGGCGGGGAGCCGGGCATGGGCTCCGGCCCCAATTACCTGTTCACGCGGCTGAACGACGTGAAGACCGAGATGATTGCCGAGGCGACCGCCAAGGCGCGCGAGGCGGCGACCCAGTTCGCGACCGACAGCGGCGCCACTCTGGGCGGCATCCGCCGCGCCAATCAGGGCCTGTTCCAGATCCTCGCCCGCGACGAAGCGCCCGGCATCATGGAAAGCCGGCAAATCGACAAGATCGTCCGCGTCGTGTCGACGCTCGACTGGGAACTGGTGGATTGA
- a CDS encoding TIGR00645 family protein, with product MTQSNPSALTGDTTVLSRNGEGRRRPGRRAEHFLEQVMFQSRWLLAPLYVGLVGALLMIGWRFALELVHALPLLIHGTENDIILIVLGLVDLTMVGNLVLMVIFSGYENFVSKIDVAGHADRPEWMGKLDFSALKVKLIASIVAISSIQILKTFMNVSEVSDRDLMWLVAIHVTFIVSGVLLATMDVLVKKSHAH from the coding sequence ATGACCCAGTCGAACCCGTCGGCCCTGACCGGCGACACCACCGTCCTGTCCCGCAACGGCGAGGGGCGCCGCCGCCCAGGGCGCCGGGCCGAGCATTTCCTGGAGCAGGTGATGTTCCAGAGCCGCTGGCTCCTGGCGCCGCTCTATGTCGGTCTGGTGGGTGCGCTGCTGATGATCGGCTGGCGCTTCGCGCTGGAACTGGTGCATGCGCTGCCGCTTCTGATCCACGGCACGGAAAACGACATCATCCTGATCGTTCTCGGTCTGGTCGACCTGACGATGGTCGGCAACCTCGTGCTGATGGTGATCTTCAGCGGCTATGAGAACTTCGTCTCGAAGATCGACGTCGCCGGCCACGCCGACCGTCCGGAATGGATGGGCAAGCTGGATTTCAGTGCGCTGAAGGTGAAGCTGATCGCCAGCATCGTGGCAATCTCCTCCATCCAGATCCTCAAGACCTTCATGAACGTGTCGGAGGTCTCCGACCGCGACCTGATGTGGCTGGTCGCCATCCACGTCACCTTCATCGTCTCCGGCGTGCTGCTGGCGACCATGGACGTGCTGGTCAAGAAGAGCCACGCGCATTGA
- a CDS encoding Hcp family type VI secretion system effector has translation MPRILLDYPGIKGESLIRNYKNLADCVSFDLSSGKREVGGFNYDDPIEDNSYFGSRKAQKQDKLGVDSLKLERHFDLASPKLMQAAFDPQKKDVTATIHFFRTFAQLQGGEYFGESDIFAEPYLTIILKNTQITEYVLSVDDDDSSNGTETISLAFDQLQMTYQHQIDGRKIGQIRGDITLASKS, from the coding sequence ATGCCCCGCATCCTGCTCGACTACCCCGGCATCAAGGGCGAGTCGCTGATCCGCAACTACAAGAATCTGGCCGACTGCGTCAGCTTCGACCTGTCCTCGGGCAAGCGCGAGGTCGGCGGCTTCAACTACGACGACCCGATCGAGGACAACTCCTACTTCGGCAGCCGGAAGGCGCAGAAGCAGGACAAGCTCGGCGTCGACAGCCTGAAGCTGGAACGCCACTTCGACCTCGCCTCGCCCAAGCTGATGCAGGCGGCCTTCGATCCGCAGAAGAAGGACGTCACCGCGACGATCCACTTCTTCCGCACCTTCGCGCAGCTTCAGGGTGGCGAGTATTTCGGCGAGAGCGACATCTTCGCCGAGCCGTACCTGACCATCATCCTGAAGAACACGCAGATCACGGAGTACGTGCTGTCGGTCGACGACGACGACAGCAGCAATGGCACCGAGACCATCTCGCTGGCCTTCGACCAGCTTCAGATGACCTACCAGCATCAAATCGACGGCCGGAAAATCGGCCAGATCCGTGGCGACATCACATTGGCGAGCAAGTCATGA
- the tssA gene encoding type VI secretion system protein TssA: MTAPHPLIDIGALLQPIPGGDPAGEDLRHGPEFDALTEARRMDDDLDQGIWQTTVKKADWKGVVQQASDLLTTRTKDLQVAAWLVQALGHLHGPAGLAPGLLLVHGLVEDFWDGLYPRLDDGDPEPRLAPLVWLDSQLSRDLMATAITQPGPHTDETHRFQDWQNAQRLRKLATRDPRAFHAAVDDGEVTVEQILAAQDRTPPDFYQAQHGHLRDAVTAVRTLAAELDSVAGRAAPGFSQLLKTLESLIQFHREALTKRGIDPDGAPAAPEEADGGEGAAIDASAEIIPAAAFARPGGPRTRQEAYAMLHQIADFLAREEPHSPTSYLVRRAAAWGNLSLPELYAELLGDRGEVGRIFGLLRLEER, translated from the coding sequence ATGACCGCACCCCACCCGCTGATCGACATCGGCGCCCTGCTCCAGCCCATCCCCGGCGGCGACCCGGCGGGCGAGGACCTGCGCCATGGCCCGGAATTCGACGCGCTGACCGAGGCGCGCCGGATGGACGACGATCTCGACCAGGGCATCTGGCAGACCACCGTCAAGAAGGCCGACTGGAAGGGCGTCGTCCAGCAGGCGTCGGACCTGCTGACGACCCGCACCAAGGACCTCCAGGTCGCGGCGTGGCTGGTCCAGGCGCTGGGCCATCTGCACGGTCCGGCGGGGCTGGCGCCGGGGCTTCTGCTGGTCCACGGGCTGGTCGAGGACTTCTGGGACGGCCTCTACCCGCGGCTGGACGACGGCGATCCGGAGCCGCGGCTGGCGCCGCTGGTCTGGCTGGACAGCCAGCTGTCGCGCGATCTGATGGCGACCGCCATCACCCAGCCGGGGCCGCACACCGACGAGACTCACCGTTTCCAGGACTGGCAGAACGCCCAGCGCCTGCGCAAGCTCGCGACCCGCGACCCGCGCGCCTTCCACGCGGCGGTCGACGACGGCGAGGTGACGGTCGAGCAGATTCTCGCCGCCCAGGACCGCACGCCGCCGGACTTCTACCAGGCCCAGCACGGCCATCTGCGCGACGCGGTGACGGCGGTGCGCACCTTGGCGGCGGAGCTGGACTCCGTGGCCGGGCGCGCCGCCCCCGGCTTCAGCCAACTGCTGAAGACCCTGGAAAGCCTGATCCAGTTCCACCGCGAGGCGCTCACCAAGCGCGGAATCGATCCGGACGGCGCTCCCGCTGCGCCGGAGGAGGCCGACGGCGGGGAGGGGGCCGCCATCGACGCGTCCGCCGAGATCATCCCCGCCGCCGCCTTTGCCCGCCCCGGCGGGCCGCGGACCCGACAGGAAGCCTACGCGATGCTGCACCAGATCGCCGACTTCCTGGCGCGGGAGGAGCCGCACAGCCCGACCTCCTACCTCGTCCGCCGTGCCGCCGCCTGGGGGAACCTGTCCCTGCCGGAGCTGTACGCCGAACTGCTGGGCGACCGCGGCGAGGTCGGGCGGATCTTCGGCCTTCTGCGGCTTGAGGAGCGCTGA
- a CDS encoding type VI secretion system protein, producing the protein MELLAAVLSGIAGNQIWVFAGLLVLVLLIIAVMAAILLRARRAAPPAPAEPAALPPPDAAEEEGGAVPALAATAPDVTIRDIRRLFRDGLAAYRETLSRNVYLVPWYLRTGVAASDDAGLLSCAEEVRPPVTAERHAGFSWRFYDRAVVIDVDDPRAAWAGVLDLLGRRRPMLPADGLILTVPLAELDDVRRATARGTELYARLWEIQRTLGFALPVYVVVTGCEEAPGFAALAEALPPSLTGGMLGWSSPYALETAFSPDFVSEALQSLADGLLAVELEVFGATATPDGAPLFALTERLTGTEAALRALLGTAFKRTAYQETLYVRGLYFTGRPDPDAAALFGRDLLNRKIFPEAGLPKPTRALAASRAWRRYSWPVGTGAAAVAAILLLWMGVQRASTLSDRLLPVLADIPGGLQQLADQRPAVEAGAPMTAAYGDPAARFVQGVTMLPTDWTFNPLPASWISGVPDSVSGALAVGYRRLALSTVRDVAEDRLRRLTRDGGVGPAGAGAFERLRAFAGEIGIAEGLARAYNNVDARDPTLPLDEVLDFALGSGVARGFSARLHGWEIDQPPGGTAIPAPGPGAQRPIDLTAHRAEVSRRFRQYADAYLRDLAMGGLAAARLSVAANELELLAGGARSGADAAAAYAEVLSSLEDAARGLGAERGAWIGANGPVLPPEFEALLGRLEKSDLLGPNLRADILDLAQRRYDEAGVGARSLDSVIGRLLEQAPNGGARLAPAAEQLRRTLAVWMARRFMKTDDTGALAMPAMGAGWDRAALDSIPPLVEDYLLFDAKDLPQAPAMLRTSMRAAAQHQLRQGVERILARALAGSPAGGGVDRAGGLAQLRASAHALRTAFPVLAETMQSFRQIGLTTSADTIRDTVARQANAVLAQADRLLEGDQLYRPDAHALDVWVDGPLVPHLLFGQTTPAGLALYLGNARQEVTVLARDIAAPVVEILERPVMGAGTGSGAAAKWARIITELDKYDGGRPNSSLAQLEKFVTVESAAVDAAGCQNLGAIDGVPDDFFRSRLAELKQWIATRCVLAADARVYDAYVDMAASFNEMLAGRFPFAAAAVAGEEADPAAVRAFYERFDARSAFVLEGLRRGERFGTAGREALRFVETMERARPLLIAAVTPDQSGGLALDPAFRVNRGREAGGSDIIEWKLATPNGALSSVLPRTPLRWYPGDKLSVTLRWAKDGTVLPVSGVGAGVTVDGPSLRFDYDGPWALFALASRQAAPQRDRRPGPDTEPLLLFEATASGPVKEAAAAAPLPIAPAVQAAPAPAVKPNVRVFMALAVKRTVLADGKPPREEKVAVPALPAQAPPLAPVGSMRRMPGLAGWPAPSGAVAPADRAFFDLGTAPSQPPMLRPAAQRFP; encoded by the coding sequence ATGGAACTCCTGGCAGCGGTCCTGTCCGGCATCGCCGGCAACCAGATCTGGGTCTTCGCGGGGCTTCTCGTCCTCGTCCTGCTGATCATCGCGGTGATGGCGGCGATCCTGCTGCGCGCCCGACGCGCGGCGCCGCCCGCCCCGGCGGAACCGGCGGCCTTGCCGCCGCCCGACGCGGCGGAGGAGGAGGGCGGGGCGGTCCCGGCACTCGCGGCGACGGCGCCGGACGTCACCATCCGCGACATCCGTCGCCTGTTCCGCGATGGTCTGGCCGCCTACCGCGAGACGCTGTCGCGCAACGTCTATCTGGTGCCCTGGTATCTGCGCACCGGCGTCGCCGCGTCGGACGACGCCGGCCTGCTGTCCTGCGCGGAGGAGGTGCGCCCCCCGGTGACCGCCGAGCGGCACGCCGGCTTCTCCTGGCGCTTCTACGACCGGGCGGTGGTCATCGACGTCGATGATCCCCGCGCTGCCTGGGCGGGCGTGCTCGATCTGCTGGGCCGCCGCCGCCCGATGCTGCCCGCCGACGGGCTGATCCTGACCGTGCCGCTGGCCGAGCTGGACGACGTGCGCCGCGCCACCGCGCGCGGGACGGAGCTGTACGCCCGGCTGTGGGAGATCCAGCGCACGCTGGGCTTCGCCCTGCCGGTCTATGTGGTGGTGACGGGCTGCGAGGAGGCCCCCGGCTTCGCGGCGCTGGCCGAGGCGCTGCCTCCGTCCCTGACCGGCGGGATGCTCGGCTGGTCGAGCCCCTACGCGCTGGAAACCGCCTTCTCCCCCGACTTCGTGAGCGAGGCGCTGCAATCGCTGGCGGACGGGCTGCTGGCGGTGGAGCTGGAGGTGTTCGGCGCGACGGCGACGCCGGACGGCGCCCCGCTGTTCGCCCTGACGGAGCGGCTGACCGGGACGGAGGCGGCCTTGCGCGCCCTGCTCGGCACGGCCTTCAAGCGCACGGCCTATCAGGAAACGCTCTACGTTCGCGGCCTCTACTTCACGGGCCGCCCCGATCCCGACGCGGCGGCGCTGTTCGGGCGCGACCTGCTGAACCGCAAGATCTTCCCCGAGGCTGGTCTGCCCAAGCCGACCCGCGCGCTGGCCGCGTCCCGCGCGTGGCGCCGCTATTCCTGGCCGGTGGGAACGGGGGCCGCCGCCGTGGCCGCGATCCTGCTGCTGTGGATGGGGGTGCAGCGCGCCTCCACCCTGTCGGACCGGCTGTTGCCGGTCCTGGCCGACATTCCGGGCGGGCTCCAGCAGCTGGCCGACCAGCGCCCGGCGGTCGAAGCCGGCGCGCCGATGACCGCCGCCTATGGCGATCCCGCCGCCCGCTTCGTGCAGGGCGTGACCATGCTGCCCACCGACTGGACCTTCAACCCGCTGCCGGCGTCCTGGATCAGTGGCGTTCCGGATTCGGTGTCGGGGGCGCTGGCCGTCGGCTACCGCCGGCTGGCCCTGTCCACCGTGCGCGACGTGGCCGAGGACCGGCTGCGCCGCCTGACCCGCGACGGCGGGGTGGGGCCGGCGGGGGCGGGCGCCTTCGAACGGCTGCGCGCCTTTGCGGGCGAGATCGGCATCGCCGAGGGGCTGGCCCGCGCCTACAACAACGTCGATGCCCGCGACCCGACCCTGCCGCTGGACGAGGTGCTGGATTTCGCGCTGGGCTCCGGTGTGGCGCGCGGCTTCTCGGCGCGGCTGCACGGCTGGGAGATCGACCAGCCGCCGGGCGGCACCGCCATCCCGGCGCCGGGGCCGGGGGCGCAGCGCCCCATCGACCTGACCGCCCACCGGGCGGAGGTCAGCCGCCGTTTCCGGCAGTACGCCGACGCCTATCTGCGCGACCTCGCCATGGGCGGCCTCGCCGCCGCCCGGCTGTCGGTCGCCGCCAACGAGCTGGAGCTGCTGGCCGGCGGGGCGCGCTCCGGCGCCGACGCGGCGGCGGCCTATGCCGAGGTGCTGTCGAGCCTGGAGGATGCCGCCCGCGGCTTGGGGGCGGAGCGCGGCGCCTGGATCGGCGCGAACGGCCCCGTCCTGCCTCCGGAATTCGAGGCCTTGCTGGGCCGTTTGGAGAAGTCCGACCTGCTCGGCCCCAACCTGCGCGCCGACATCCTGGATTTGGCGCAACGCCGCTACGACGAGGCGGGCGTGGGCGCGCGCAGCCTGGATTCGGTGATCGGAAGGCTTCTGGAGCAGGCTCCGAATGGCGGCGCCCGGCTGGCTCCAGCGGCGGAGCAGCTTCGGCGCACCCTGGCGGTGTGGATGGCCCGCCGCTTCATGAAGACGGACGACACCGGCGCGCTGGCGATGCCCGCCATGGGCGCCGGCTGGGACCGCGCCGCCCTGGACAGCATCCCGCCGCTGGTCGAGGACTATCTGCTGTTCGACGCCAAGGACCTGCCGCAGGCGCCGGCCATGCTCCGCACCTCCATGCGGGCGGCGGCGCAGCACCAGCTCCGCCAGGGGGTGGAGCGCATCCTCGCCCGCGCGCTCGCCGGCAGCCCGGCCGGCGGCGGGGTGGACCGGGCGGGTGGGTTGGCGCAGCTCCGCGCCTCGGCCCACGCGCTGCGCACCGCCTTCCCGGTGCTGGCCGAGACCATGCAGTCCTTCCGCCAGATCGGGTTGACCACCTCCGCCGACACCATCCGCGACACGGTGGCCCGTCAGGCCAACGCCGTTCTGGCCCAGGCCGACCGGCTGCTGGAGGGCGACCAGCTCTACCGGCCCGACGCCCACGCGCTGGACGTCTGGGTGGACGGGCCGCTGGTGCCGCACCTGCTGTTCGGGCAGACCACGCCAGCCGGGCTGGCGCTCTATCTCGGCAACGCCCGGCAGGAGGTGACGGTGCTCGCCCGCGACATCGCCGCCCCGGTGGTGGAAATCCTGGAGCGCCCTGTGATGGGCGCCGGCACCGGTTCGGGCGCCGCCGCCAAATGGGCGCGCATCATCACCGAACTGGACAAGTACGACGGCGGCCGCCCGAACAGTTCCCTGGCGCAGCTCGAAAAGTTCGTGACGGTGGAGAGCGCCGCGGTGGACGCCGCCGGGTGCCAGAATCTCGGCGCCATCGACGGGGTGCCGGACGATTTCTTCCGCAGCCGTCTGGCCGAGCTGAAGCAGTGGATCGCCACGCGCTGCGTGCTGGCCGCCGACGCCCGCGTCTACGACGCCTACGTCGACATGGCCGCGTCCTTCAACGAGATGCTGGCCGGCCGCTTCCCCTTCGCCGCCGCCGCAGTGGCGGGCGAGGAGGCCGATCCGGCGGCGGTGCGCGCCTTCTACGAGCGGTTCGACGCGCGGTCGGCCTTCGTGCTGGAGGGCTTGCGTCGCGGCGAGCGGTTCGGCACCGCCGGGCGCGAGGCGCTCCGCTTCGTGGAGACGATGGAGCGGGCGCGCCCGCTGCTGATCGCCGCGGTGACCCCGGACCAGAGCGGCGGACTGGCGCTCGACCCCGCCTTCCGCGTCAACCGCGGGCGTGAGGCCGGGGGCAGCGACATCATCGAATGGAAGCTCGCCACGCCGAACGGGGCCCTGTCCAGCGTGCTGCCGCGGACGCCGCTGCGCTGGTATCCGGGCGACAAGCTGAGCGTGACGCTGCGCTGGGCCAAGGACGGCACCGTGCTGCCGGTCTCCGGCGTCGGCGCGGGGGTGACGGTGGACGGACCCTCGCTGCGCTTCGACTATGACGGCCCCTGGGCGCTGTTCGCCCTGGCCAGCCGGCAGGCCGCGCCGCAGCGCGACCGCCGCCCCGGCCCGGACACCGAGCCGCTGCTGCTGTTCGAGGCAACGGCCAGCGGTCCGGTCAAGGAGGCGGCCGCCGCTGCCCCGCTGCCGATCGCTCCGGCGGTCCAGGCGGCTCCGGCGCCGGCGGTGAAGCCCAACGTGCGGGTCTTCATGGCGCTGGCGGTCAAGCGCACCGTCCTGGCCGACGGCAAGCCGCCGCGCGAGGAGAAGGTGGCCGTGCCGGCGCTGCCCGCGCAGGCGCCGCCGCTCGCCCCGGTCGGCTCCATGCGGCGGATGCCGGGGCTGGCCGGCTGGCCGGCGCCGTCGGGTGCAGTGGCCCCGGCGGACCGCGCCTTCTTCGACCTGGGTACCGCCCCGTCCCAGCCCCCGATGCTCCGCCCCGCGGCCCAACGCTTCCCGTGA
- a CDS encoding DotU family type IV/VI secretion system protein codes for MTAMLHRRDLVDHFLAFARELQKHRAAVGAGRAAAASAKPEGAAGETADSLPAFLTEDALAVPAPRGAAAAVPALALEPDAEIIIRRLQDFLEAQAVQVGRTGTDLLISQHREAQYAMAALADDLFIHDVEWNGRELWRSVLLEQAVFRTRLAGERVFDRMEALLASNDRRLVQLAAVYLCVLGMGFKGRCRVPGGESTLRDYSARLFEFIAGRESELGAGVLPGGRTLIPAAYAYTLTDGKARTLARGPRWPLVLGAIAGLWLVLGQALWWMSTAQLSNAADAVLQASVRVTR; via the coding sequence ATGACCGCCATGCTGCACCGCCGGGATCTGGTCGATCACTTCCTCGCCTTCGCGCGGGAACTCCAGAAGCACCGCGCCGCGGTCGGCGCAGGCCGTGCGGCCGCCGCCTCCGCGAAGCCCGAGGGCGCCGCCGGGGAGACGGCGGACAGCCTGCCGGCCTTCCTGACCGAGGACGCCCTGGCGGTCCCGGCGCCGCGCGGTGCCGCCGCGGCGGTGCCGGCCCTGGCGCTGGAGCCCGACGCCGAGATCATCATCCGCCGCCTTCAGGACTTCCTGGAGGCGCAGGCGGTCCAGGTCGGGCGCACCGGCACCGACCTGTTGATCAGCCAGCACCGCGAGGCGCAGTACGCCATGGCGGCGCTGGCCGACGATCTGTTCATCCACGACGTGGAATGGAACGGGCGGGAGCTGTGGCGCAGCGTGCTGCTGGAGCAGGCGGTGTTCCGCACCCGGCTGGCCGGCGAGCGGGTGTTCGACCGGATGGAGGCGCTGCTCGCCAGCAACGACCGGCGGCTGGTCCAGCTGGCGGCGGTCTATCTCTGCGTCCTCGGCATGGGCTTCAAGGGGCGCTGCCGGGTGCCGGGCGGCGAGTCCACCCTGCGCGACTACAGCGCCCGCCTGTTCGAGTTCATCGCCGGCCGCGAGTCCGAGCTGGGCGCCGGGGTGCTGCCCGGTGGGCGGACGCTGATCCCGGCCGCCTACGCCTACACGCTGACCGACGGCAAGGCGCGCACGCTGGCGCGCGGGCCGCGCTGGCCGCTGGTCCTGGGGGCCATCGCCGGGCTGTGGCTGGTGCTGGGTCAGGCGCTCTGGTGGATGTCCACCGCACAGCTTTCAAACGCGGCGGACGCGGTGCTTCAGGCATCCGTCCGCGTGACCCGCTGA